In Rubripirellula tenax, the following are encoded in one genomic region:
- a CDS encoding Fur family transcriptional regulator, which yields MSTSSDSLQPLSVSLSPQERFEEYLQTRGLRQTSQRKFLIDAVFSEHDHFDADELIDRLPRRGQENYVSSATVYRTLREFVDAGLLKSFQLDGRTVYELDYGYPAHDHLYCTRCRKLIEFQSESITQLRDEVAAEMGFRVSGHRLIVQGVCKDCGKARRKKRKHDLV from the coding sequence GTGTCGACGTCGTCCGATTCCTTGCAACCGTTAAGCGTCTCTCTGTCGCCACAAGAGCGATTTGAGGAGTACTTGCAAACTCGCGGTCTGCGGCAGACGAGCCAGCGAAAGTTTTTGATCGATGCGGTATTCAGCGAGCATGACCATTTCGACGCCGACGAATTGATTGACCGGCTGCCGCGGCGGGGTCAAGAAAACTACGTCAGCTCGGCAACCGTTTACCGAACGCTTCGAGAGTTCGTCGACGCCGGGTTGCTAAAGAGTTTTCAGCTCGATGGTCGAACCGTCTACGAACTCGACTATGGGTATCCAGCCCATGACCACTTGTACTGCACCCGGTGCCGCAAGTTGATCGAGTTCCAAAGCGAATCGATCACACAGTTACGCGACGAGGTCGCCGCCGAGATGGGCTTTCGTGTCAGCGGTCACCGTTTGATCGTTCAGGGCGTCTGCAAAGATTGCGGCAAGGCGCGTCGCAAGAAACGCAAGCACGACTTGGTGTGA
- a CDS encoding flagellar biosynthesis anti-sigma factor FlgM produces MSSTSSTSAAGGVNRLGGASQVAGNGEIRIDRVADIRRQIADGSYDTPEKMDAALDRLLDQLA; encoded by the coding sequence TTGTCGAGTACATCGAGCACCAGTGCCGCGGGGGGCGTCAATCGCCTCGGCGGGGCGTCCCAAGTCGCCGGCAACGGCGAAATTCGGATCGATCGTGTCGCTGATATTCGTCGTCAAATCGCCGACGGCAGCTACGACACGCCCGAGAAGATGGACGCAGCCCTCGATCGGTTGCTGGATCAACTCGCCTAG
- a CDS encoding fused MFS/spermidine synthase yields the protein MTAQSLPSTDLVSSSRKCIGRGFGKGETRSIFWFAATTLLGAFLVFQVQPVISKCVLPWFGGTPAVWTTCMLFFQILLFGGYLYAHVLRTFFRPAVQGCIHLCLLSAAALVLPIEPADAWKPIGTESPTMHLLAMLAAHVGLPYFVLSSTGPLIQAWLSYQDNSDRVYRLYALSNAGSLVALLSYPFAVEPVLSVSNQSMVWSLMFCVFVLVQGVVAIGLFRVGRADAQPVRTAAPESIGWRQRSVWVALPALASTMLLVVTNHVCQDVAVIPFLWVLPLSLYLVSFIICFDSPQWYKPKLIAAMTLISVFGIQAKTLLPGSVQLIVEVTMYMTLLLGVCLLCHGEVARVKPSARLLTQYYALLSAGGAIGGIIVAIACPMLLSTSIELPFTLSVVTSMAFLLFFACRGWMRTDYDWSAAYRLRFAAVLLMVAPMVSMMMADQDETISSKRNFFGTLQVLRDDAGVRLVHGSTIHGMQRGGTASAEPTTYYGRESGIGRAIMAMQGDRSRLKIGVVGLGCGVLATYGRASDEFDMIEINPAVVEIARENFSFLSDSQAISRVHLGDGRLVLERMTDQKFDLLVLDAFSSDAIPAHLLTREAIALYRDRLAEGGILAIHVSNNHLDLVPLVHRLGRDGGLETRVVRSPGEPSLSTQHATWMLMTEMLMTEMLATEMLATETPENGGSHPIWGHVSMQDAQPATEKELAEAPLWTDQQHNLVSVLRLW from the coding sequence ATGACCGCACAATCGTTACCATCCACCGATCTCGTTTCGTCGTCACGCAAATGCATCGGCAGGGGCTTTGGGAAAGGCGAAACACGATCGATTTTCTGGTTCGCCGCCACGACGCTGCTGGGTGCGTTTTTGGTGTTCCAGGTCCAGCCCGTCATTAGCAAGTGCGTCTTGCCGTGGTTCGGTGGCACGCCGGCGGTTTGGACGACGTGCATGTTGTTTTTTCAGATTCTGTTGTTCGGCGGCTATCTGTACGCGCACGTGCTGAGAACGTTTTTTCGTCCGGCCGTTCAAGGGTGCATTCATCTATGCCTGCTGTCGGCGGCCGCGTTGGTGCTTCCGATCGAGCCAGCGGACGCATGGAAACCGATCGGTACCGAATCGCCGACGATGCACTTGTTAGCGATGTTGGCGGCTCATGTCGGCCTGCCCTACTTTGTGTTGTCCAGTACCGGGCCACTGATCCAGGCATGGCTCAGCTACCAAGACAATTCCGATCGCGTGTATCGGTTGTACGCGCTGTCGAATGCTGGGTCTCTGGTCGCGCTGCTCAGCTATCCGTTCGCCGTCGAGCCGGTGCTGTCGGTTTCCAACCAATCGATGGTATGGTCGTTGATGTTCTGTGTGTTCGTATTGGTTCAGGGTGTCGTTGCGATCGGACTGTTCCGTGTTGGACGCGCCGACGCACAGCCCGTTCGCACCGCGGCACCCGAGTCGATCGGATGGCGACAACGATCGGTGTGGGTTGCGCTGCCAGCGCTGGCGTCGACAATGTTGTTGGTGGTGACCAACCACGTGTGCCAGGACGTGGCCGTGATCCCTTTCTTGTGGGTGCTGCCGCTGAGTCTGTACTTGGTCAGCTTTATCATTTGTTTTGATTCGCCCCAGTGGTACAAGCCGAAGCTGATTGCCGCGATGACGTTGATTTCGGTCTTCGGAATCCAAGCGAAAACGCTGTTGCCCGGTTCGGTACAGTTGATCGTCGAAGTCACGATGTACATGACCTTGTTACTGGGCGTTTGCCTGCTTTGTCACGGCGAAGTCGCTCGCGTGAAACCAAGTGCGCGGCTTTTGACCCAGTACTATGCGTTGCTTTCGGCCGGTGGCGCGATTGGCGGCATCATCGTCGCGATCGCTTGCCCGATGCTGTTGAGTACTTCGATCGAGTTGCCGTTCACGCTCTCGGTCGTGACGTCGATGGCGTTTTTGTTGTTCTTTGCTTGTCGCGGTTGGATGCGTACCGACTATGACTGGTCCGCGGCGTATCGGCTTCGCTTTGCCGCGGTGTTGTTGATGGTCGCGCCGATGGTCAGCATGATGATGGCGGACCAGGACGAGACAATTTCGTCAAAACGAAACTTTTTTGGGACGTTGCAAGTCCTGCGTGATGACGCGGGTGTGCGTTTGGTTCACGGCAGCACCATCCACGGGATGCAGCGTGGGGGCACCGCGTCGGCCGAGCCGACGACATACTACGGTCGCGAAAGCGGCATCGGCCGTGCGATCATGGCGATGCAGGGGGACCGGTCGCGATTAAAGATCGGCGTCGTCGGACTCGGGTGCGGCGTGCTGGCGACGTACGGGCGCGCATCGGACGAGTTCGACATGATCGAAATCAATCCGGCGGTGGTCGAGATCGCCAGAGAGAACTTTTCCTTTTTGTCGGACAGCCAAGCGATCAGCCGAGTCCATCTGGGCGACGGTCGATTGGTTTTGGAACGGATGACGGACCAGAAGTTTGACTTGCTGGTGCTGGATGCATTCAGCAGCGACGCGATTCCGGCCCACTTGCTGACCCGCGAAGCGATCGCGTTGTACCGGGATCGGTTGGCCGAAGGCGGCATTTTGGCGATTCACGTCTCCAACAATCACCTGGACCTGGTGCCATTGGTTCACCGTTTGGGCCGCGACGGAGGCTTAGAGACGCGAGTCGTACGCAGTCCGGGCGAGCCGTCGTTGTCGACCCAGCACGCCACTTGGATGCTAATGACGGAGATGCTAATGACCGAGATGCTAGCGACCGAGATGCTAGCGACCGAGACGCCGGAAAACGGCGGCAGCCACCCGATTTGGGGCCATGTATCGATGCAAGACGCACAACCGGCCACGGAAAAAGAGCTGGCTGAAGCGCCTTTGTGGACAGACCAACAGCACAATTTGGTCAGCGTTTTACGTTTGTGGTAA
- a CDS encoding cation diffusion facilitator family transporter — translation MPTTSSRDEASLAVRQRVYVDASRAAVWGLGVNVVLVVIKLFGGIATGSAALIADAVNSIGDVASAIAVRGALSVAQIEADDDHPYGHTKAESIAGLCVALLVAFSAGLFALETIKRFGGDLKVPGMLAGIVAAVSAVVKEAIYRYTNRVSKRLDSSALRAAAWDHRSDAWASAAVGVSLLAAPYTGRLAPYVDPLAAVCVCLMLVITGIRIFASTARELMDQQANDELVDRVRVVSSNVDGVRDVEKLRVRKSGLEYFIEIHVEVDSHITVAEGHRIGHAVKDHLLIEMPRVRDVHVHIEPHDG, via the coding sequence TTGCCGACTACCTCTTCTCGCGACGAAGCATCTTTGGCCGTTCGCCAGCGTGTATACGTTGACGCCAGCCGGGCCGCCGTATGGGGACTCGGCGTCAACGTCGTTTTGGTCGTTATCAAATTGTTTGGCGGTATCGCGACCGGGTCAGCGGCGCTGATTGCCGACGCCGTCAACTCGATCGGTGACGTGGCCAGCGCGATCGCCGTTCGCGGCGCGCTAAGCGTGGCACAGATCGAGGCCGACGATGACCATCCGTACGGCCACACGAAAGCCGAATCGATCGCGGGACTCTGTGTCGCGTTATTGGTCGCGTTCAGCGCCGGGCTGTTCGCGCTCGAAACGATCAAGCGTTTCGGCGGCGACTTGAAGGTACCCGGCATGTTGGCGGGAATCGTTGCTGCGGTCTCGGCAGTGGTGAAAGAAGCCATCTATCGCTACACCAACCGCGTCTCCAAACGACTGGATTCGTCCGCGCTGCGCGCCGCGGCGTGGGATCACCGCAGCGATGCTTGGGCATCGGCGGCTGTTGGCGTATCGTTGCTGGCGGCTCCCTACACGGGAAGGTTAGCACCGTACGTTGATCCATTGGCCGCGGTGTGCGTGTGTCTCATGTTGGTCATCACGGGGATCCGGATCTTCGCGTCAACGGCCCGCGAATTGATGGACCAACAAGCCAACGACGAACTTGTCGATCGTGTCCGCGTCGTCAGCTCGAACGTCGACGGTGTTCGAGATGTCGAGAAACTTCGCGTCCGCAAGAGTGGCCTCGAGTACTTCATCGAAATCCACGTCGAAGTCGACAGCCACATCACGGTCGCGGAAGGCCACCGAATCGGCCACGCGGTCAAAGACCACTTGCTGATCGAAATGCCGCGTGTCCGCGATGTCCACGTGCATATCGAGCCGCACGATGGCTAG
- a CDS encoding TIGR03960 family B12-binding radical SAM protein, with amino-acid sequence MIDQQRRRLLEARVWPHVQAPAQYVGGERNIVVKDHAAVRGRLCLGFPDAYTIGMSHHGLQVLYSMMNRRDDWCAERVFTPWPDMEAKLRQHGIPLYSLETFTALSDFDVIGLSLQYEISSPNVLTMIDLGGIPMMSVDRTMADPLMLAGGPCCQNPEPMADYFDVMIIGDGEPALPTVCDLWIDLKERYRRVDGTFAGGDEGRGQREESLAEVARAMDCAYVPRFYVPQYADDRIASLDRTRDDVPATIAPSTISDLDGMPLPTSPIVPYIECVHDRIAVEIMRGCPHLCRFCQSTVIKRPLRIREVETIVDAAWESYKNTGYNEVSVLSLSSSDYPHFEPLVIRLHEVFKPHNVNVTVPSLRVNDQLRTLPLLLSGDRRRSMTLAPEVARDDMREQIRKKIKNSDLIEGCRVAFANGFESVKLYFMCGLPGERRVDLEGIVELAEAIATVGKEVNGRYARVTASVSNFVPKAHTPYQWNGMQRREYFKWAHQVMRAHRKIRSVTIKCHDIETSLLEAVISRGDRRMGKVILTAWQRGARMDGWTEYLDPKRWWDSIDDAGIDVEKHIHQPYELMDKLPWDHVNVKFGRPYLEKEQGRATVQLAAMADAK; translated from the coding sequence ATGATTGACCAACAACGACGCCGATTGCTCGAAGCCCGCGTTTGGCCCCACGTCCAAGCGCCCGCCCAATACGTTGGTGGCGAGCGGAATATTGTTGTCAAAGACCACGCGGCCGTTCGCGGCAGGCTCTGCTTGGGCTTTCCGGATGCCTACACGATCGGCATGAGTCACCACGGGTTGCAGGTTCTCTATTCGATGATGAACCGACGCGACGATTGGTGCGCCGAGCGAGTCTTTACGCCATGGCCCGACATGGAAGCAAAGCTACGCCAGCACGGCATTCCGCTTTACAGTCTAGAAACCTTCACGGCGCTGTCCGACTTTGACGTGATCGGACTGTCGCTGCAGTACGAGATCAGTTCGCCAAACGTGTTGACGATGATCGACTTGGGTGGAATCCCGATGATGTCGGTGGATCGAACGATGGCTGATCCGTTGATGCTGGCTGGCGGTCCATGTTGTCAGAACCCGGAGCCGATGGCTGACTATTTCGACGTCATGATCATCGGTGACGGCGAACCGGCACTGCCGACGGTTTGCGATTTATGGATCGACTTGAAAGAACGCTATCGCCGCGTTGATGGCACGTTTGCCGGTGGTGACGAAGGTCGTGGGCAACGCGAAGAATCGCTTGCCGAAGTCGCACGTGCGATGGATTGTGCCTACGTGCCTCGGTTCTATGTTCCGCAGTATGCCGATGATCGAATCGCATCACTCGATCGGACGCGTGACGACGTGCCCGCCACGATTGCGCCCAGCACGATCAGCGACTTGGACGGTATGCCGCTGCCCACGTCACCGATCGTGCCCTACATCGAATGCGTCCACGATCGGATCGCCGTGGAGATCATGCGGGGTTGTCCACATCTGTGTCGTTTTTGCCAAAGCACGGTGATCAAGCGGCCCCTGCGGATTCGCGAGGTCGAAACGATCGTCGATGCGGCTTGGGAGAGTTACAAGAACACGGGCTATAACGAAGTCAGCGTGTTGTCGCTTTCCAGTAGCGACTATCCGCACTTTGAACCGTTGGTGATACGGCTTCACGAAGTTTTCAAACCTCACAACGTCAACGTGACCGTGCCCAGTCTGCGAGTCAACGACCAGCTTCGGACCTTGCCGCTATTGTTGTCCGGCGATCGTCGCCGCAGCATGACGCTTGCGCCCGAAGTGGCCCGTGATGATATGCGAGAACAGATTCGCAAGAAGATCAAAAATAGCGATCTGATCGAAGGTTGCCGCGTCGCATTCGCCAACGGTTTTGAAAGCGTCAAACTGTATTTCATGTGCGGCTTGCCCGGCGAGCGGCGCGTCGACTTGGAAGGCATCGTCGAATTGGCCGAAGCGATCGCGACGGTCGGCAAAGAAGTCAACGGTCGTTACGCGCGGGTCACGGCCAGCGTGTCAAACTTTGTCCCCAAAGCACACACGCCGTACCAATGGAACGGCATGCAGCGGCGCGAGTATTTCAAATGGGCGCACCAGGTGATGCGGGCGCATCGCAAGATCCGCAGCGTCACGATCAAGTGCCACGACATCGAAACCAGTCTGTTGGAAGCCGTCATCAGCCGCGGCGATCGGCGGATGGGCAAGGTCATACTGACCGCGTGGCAGCGTGGCGCCCGGATGGACGGCTGGACGGAGTACTTGGATCCGAAGCGTTGGTGGGACTCGATTGACGACGCCGGCATCGACGTCGAAAAACACATCCACCAGCCGTACGAGTTGATGGACAAGCTGCCCTGGGACCACGTAAACGTCAAATTCGGCCGCCCGTATTTGGAAAAAGAGCAGGGCAGGGCAACCGTTCAATTGGCTGCCATGGCCGACGCAAAGTAG
- the nirD gene encoding nitrite reductase small subunit NirD: MSEFEVVGKVSDFEDNVGQAVPVDGRMVAVFRKGNDWYAIDDLCPHMGASLAEGYVDEHTVTCPWHAWRFCIKDGTWEDNPRVKVESFEVKIEGDDVMVREIEKPKSDESGED; the protein is encoded by the coding sequence GTGAGCGAATTTGAAGTGGTCGGGAAAGTCAGTGATTTCGAAGACAACGTCGGCCAAGCGGTTCCCGTCGATGGTCGAATGGTGGCCGTGTTCCGCAAAGGTAACGACTGGTACGCGATCGACGACTTGTGTCCTCACATGGGGGCGTCCTTGGCCGAAGGCTACGTCGACGAACACACGGTGACGTGCCCTTGGCACGCGTGGCGGTTCTGTATCAAGGATGGAACGTGGGAGGACAACCCGCGAGTCAAAGTGGAATCGTTCGAAGTCAAAATCGAAGGCGACGATGTTATGGTCCGTGAAATCGAAAAGCCAAAATCCGACGAAAGCGGCGAGGATTGA
- the trpB gene encoding tryptophan synthase subunit beta has product MSNSVSPEHATASVPDVRGRFGEFGGRFVPETLTRALDQLTEEYEKARKDPEFQRELDGLLKTFVGRPSPLYHAKRISDEIGGAQIWLKREDLNHTGAHKINNTIGQALLTLRMGKTRVIAETGAGQHGVATATACAHFGLPCTVYMGSEDIRRQKPNVFSMKLMGANICPVESGSKTLRDAVNEAMRDWMSSVEDTHYIIGSVIGPHPFPMMVRDFQSIIGRETREQCRDSFDRLPDCVVACVGGGSNAAGMFYPFVEDEGVRLVGVEAGGRGHDPGDHASPLTFGSPGVLHGSYSYVMQDEDGQTCDVHSMSAGLDYPGVGPEHSYWKDTHRVDYIECGDDAAMSAFDKLARTEGIIAALETSHAMAKAISIAADMSPKEHLVVCLSGRGDKDAMEIARLRGETW; this is encoded by the coding sequence ATGAGTAATTCCGTTTCGCCCGAGCACGCGACGGCTTCCGTACCTGATGTCCGCGGCCGTTTCGGTGAATTTGGCGGCCGATTTGTGCCCGAAACGTTAACAAGGGCACTCGATCAACTTACCGAAGAGTACGAAAAGGCGAGAAAAGACCCCGAGTTCCAGCGCGAACTCGACGGGCTGTTGAAGACCTTTGTCGGCCGCCCCAGCCCGCTATATCACGCCAAACGGATCAGCGACGAGATCGGCGGGGCACAAATTTGGCTCAAACGTGAGGATCTCAATCACACCGGCGCTCACAAGATCAACAACACGATCGGCCAGGCGCTGTTGACGCTGCGGATGGGTAAGACTCGCGTGATCGCCGAAACCGGCGCCGGCCAGCACGGCGTTGCCACGGCAACGGCATGCGCCCACTTCGGATTGCCCTGCACGGTTTATATGGGCAGCGAAGACATTCGGCGTCAGAAACCGAACGTGTTCAGTATGAAGTTGATGGGGGCCAATATTTGTCCCGTTGAAAGTGGGTCTAAGACCTTGCGAGACGCGGTTAACGAAGCGATGCGAGATTGGATGTCGTCCGTCGAAGACACACACTACATCATTGGCAGCGTGATCGGTCCGCACCCGTTCCCGATGATGGTTCGCGACTTCCAATCGATCATCGGCCGCGAAACTCGCGAGCAGTGCCGGGATTCGTTCGACCGACTGCCCGACTGCGTTGTCGCTTGCGTTGGTGGCGGTTCGAACGCGGCCGGAATGTTCTATCCTTTTGTCGAAGACGAAGGCGTGCGTTTGGTCGGCGTCGAAGCGGGGGGCCGCGGTCATGATCCGGGTGACCATGCGTCGCCATTGACCTTCGGCAGCCCTGGTGTGCTGCATGGCAGTTACAGCTACGTGATGCAAGACGAAGACGGCCAGACGTGCGACGTCCACTCGATGAGCGCCGGACTGGATTACCCTGGTGTCGGTCCCGAACACAGTTATTGGAAAGACACTCATCGCGTCGATTACATCGAGTGCGGTGACGACGCGGCCATGTCGGCGTTTGACAAGTTAGCTCGCACCGAAGGAATCATCGCGGCGCTTGAAACTTCGCACGCAATGGCCAAGGCCATCTCGATCGCAGCCGATATGTCGCCCAAAGAACACTTGGTCGTTTGTTTGTCGGGACGCGGCGACAAAGATGCGATGGAAATCGCGAGACTGCGTGGCGAGACTTGGTAG
- a CDS encoding DUF429 domain-containing protein, giving the protein MVPLPPIHTVIGVDFSGAAKSGKTAWIAEMAVQGDSNRMELTVLKSLGSLAGCDDRAAVCVSLADRILACAGSLVGMDFPFGLPIELGLGAWPDQLRHVQQFDGDAKDYGRSLVARAQQLGDTMHIRRKTDRETKTPFDCYHYRIIYQTFHGMRDVLALICDDPATSVLPFQYPKLRECKRIVVEACPSSTLKRLSLPHQKYKQSGGKPPDDNHKTVRRSILKGVNATGKNANVLISPHHRRIIMQDSGGDALDAVLSAIGSWQAFRSADHVNIANHQRYPAEGRVYA; this is encoded by the coding sequence ATGGTCCCGCTTCCGCCGATTCACACCGTCATTGGCGTCGATTTCAGTGGCGCTGCAAAATCGGGAAAGACGGCATGGATCGCCGAAATGGCCGTCCAGGGGGACTCGAATCGGATGGAATTGACGGTGTTGAAGTCACTTGGGTCGTTGGCGGGCTGCGATGATCGGGCAGCAGTATGCGTCTCCCTCGCCGATCGTATCCTGGCCTGTGCAGGGTCGCTCGTCGGGATGGACTTTCCGTTCGGGCTGCCGATCGAGCTAGGTTTGGGTGCGTGGCCCGACCAGTTGCGGCATGTGCAACAGTTCGACGGAGACGCCAAGGACTACGGTCGTTCGCTTGTCGCTCGCGCTCAACAGCTTGGCGACACAATGCACATCCGACGGAAGACCGATCGCGAAACAAAAACTCCGTTTGACTGTTACCACTATCGAATCATCTACCAGACTTTTCACGGCATGCGCGACGTGCTGGCGTTGATCTGTGATGATCCCGCAACCTCGGTGTTGCCGTTCCAGTATCCAAAGCTGCGCGAATGCAAAAGAATCGTTGTGGAAGCCTGTCCCTCATCGACGCTGAAACGGTTGAGCTTGCCGCACCAGAAGTACAAACAATCGGGCGGAAAACCTCCCGACGACAATCACAAAACCGTCCGCCGGTCGATCTTAAAAGGTGTCAACGCCACAGGCAAAAACGCGAACGTGCTGATTTCGCCTCACCATCGGCGTATCATCATGCAAGACTCTGGCGGTGACGCATTGGACGCCGTGCTGTCGGCCATCGGCAGCTGGCAAGCCTTTCGATCCGCCGACCACGTCAACATCGCCAACCACCAACGCTATCCCGCCGAAGGCCGCGTCTACGCCTAG
- the mutM gene encoding bifunctional DNA-formamidopyrimidine glycosylase/DNA-(apurinic or apyrimidinic site) lyase — MPELPEVETMRRGVLPIVGSRIESVDCPPCLRRPIQIRPRIDAIDRRLRGHTVSGIGRRGKRVMIEFDDGQVMVIEPRMTGLVLLADPPTTDHLRLRIVLSGGPCEQLLFWDRRGLGTIRLLHATEVISIVDAKLGVDALQITADQLRQKLGTSRRAIKVALLDQAAVAGIGNLYAAEILYLAGIDPRTRCDKLTGPQWSRIVRATGEVLELAISHEGSTLSDGTYRNALNDAGGYQNYHRVYDRAEKPCLRCGGTIRRIVQAQRSTFFCPNCQRKSGLHKSVVADGTLE, encoded by the coding sequence TTGCCTGAACTTCCCGAAGTCGAAACGATGCGCCGCGGCGTGCTGCCGATCGTCGGCAGCCGCATTGAGTCGGTTGATTGTCCGCCGTGCCTGCGTCGACCGATTCAGATACGTCCTCGCATCGATGCAATCGATCGTCGCCTGCGCGGACACACCGTGTCCGGCATCGGCCGGCGCGGAAAGCGCGTCATGATCGAATTCGACGACGGGCAAGTGATGGTGATCGAACCGCGGATGACGGGACTGGTGCTTCTAGCCGATCCGCCCACGACCGATCACTTGCGACTTCGGATCGTATTATCGGGTGGCCCCTGCGAACAACTTTTGTTTTGGGATCGCCGTGGACTCGGCACCATTCGGCTGTTGCACGCGACGGAAGTCATATCGATCGTTGATGCCAAATTGGGCGTTGACGCGTTGCAAATCACGGCCGACCAACTGCGTCAGAAGCTGGGCACCAGCCGCCGCGCGATCAAAGTCGCGTTATTGGATCAAGCGGCTGTCGCGGGCATCGGCAATCTGTACGCGGCCGAGATTCTGTACTTGGCCGGCATCGACCCGCGAACTCGGTGTGACAAGCTAACCGGGCCCCAGTGGTCGCGAATCGTGCGAGCGACGGGCGAAGTTTTGGAGCTTGCGATAAGTCACGAAGGCAGCACTCTGAGCGACGGCACCTACCGAAACGCCCTCAATGACGCCGGTGGCTATCAAAACTATCACCGTGTCTATGATCGAGCCGAAAAACCGTGTCTCCGCTGCGGCGGCACGATTCGGCGGATTGTCCAGGCCCAGCGAAGCACGTTCTTTTGTCCCAATTGCCAACGAAAAAGCGGGCTGCACAAATCGGTTGTTGCCGATGGAACGTTAGAATGA
- a CDS encoding prenyltransferase/squalene oxidase repeat-containing protein encodes MNDSINRRDWLRTATLLTVAGATASSATAADSDRRGRWDNSIAKGLDWLARTQSSRGQWNTQVYPTAMAALAGTAMIASGSTTTQGPYAKELARASDYLISKSRDNGLIGDPQTDSRYTYGHGFSMLFLSQILGEEGLIDRREELVEVLTKAVEFSGNAQTAAGGWGYVSAREGNDFDEGSTTITQVQGLRGCRNAGIPVSGKIIESAKEYIYGCKNPDGGISYSSRQKGSSRPAITAAALAALYNAGDYDSQHVPEMLVYTKDQLHDISDGTRAFGHWHYTYLYYSQVVYRQGDELWQPFRDRLYDRIVSEQRPDGFWEGQIHPVYVTACNLIMMQLDRSYLPIYQR; translated from the coding sequence ATGAATGATTCGATCAACCGACGCGACTGGCTCCGTACCGCCACGTTGCTTACCGTTGCCGGCGCCACCGCGTCGTCGGCAACCGCCGCCGATTCCGATCGACGTGGACGCTGGGACAATTCGATCGCCAAGGGCCTCGATTGGCTCGCGCGGACGCAATCCTCGCGAGGCCAATGGAACACCCAGGTCTATCCGACCGCAATGGCGGCGTTGGCCGGTACCGCGATGATCGCCAGCGGCAGCACCACGACTCAGGGCCCCTACGCAAAAGAACTCGCTCGAGCGTCGGACTACCTGATCAGCAAGTCGCGTGACAACGGATTGATCGGTGATCCGCAAACCGATTCGCGGTACACATACGGCCACGGTTTTTCGATGCTTTTCTTGTCGCAAATTTTAGGCGAGGAAGGATTGATCGACCGGCGGGAAGAGCTCGTCGAAGTGCTGACGAAAGCCGTCGAGTTCAGTGGAAATGCCCAAACAGCCGCCGGTGGCTGGGGCTATGTATCCGCCCGCGAAGGCAACGACTTCGACGAAGGATCCACCACGATCACTCAAGTGCAAGGCTTGCGAGGCTGTCGCAACGCCGGCATTCCCGTCAGCGGCAAGATCATCGAGTCGGCGAAAGAGTACATCTACGGATGCAAAAACCCGGACGGCGGAATCAGCTATAGCAGTCGCCAAAAAGGCAGCAGCCGCCCGGCCATCACCGCCGCCGCCCTGGCCGCACTCTACAACGCAGGCGATTACGACAGCCAGCATGTCCCCGAAATGTTGGTCTATACTAAAGATCAACTGCACGACATCAGCGACGGCACACGCGCGTTCGGTCACTGGCACTACACCTATCTTTACTACAGCCAAGTCGTCTATCGCCAAGGCGACGAATTGTGGCAACCGTTTCGTGATCGCTTGTACGACCGCATCGTCAGCGAGCAGCGACCCGACGGTTTCTGGGAAGGCCAAATCCACCCGGTCTACGTCACCGCGTGCAATCTGATCATGATGCAGCTCGACCGCAGCTATCTGCCGATCTACCAACGTTAG